One genomic region from Aggregicoccus sp. 17bor-14 encodes:
- the rnz gene encoding ribonuclease Z, whose protein sequence is MSLLRLTFLGTSAAQPTLHRNLSGLMVKADADLLLFDCGEGSQRQMVRYGTGFSVDAVFFTHFHADHYLGIIGFLRTLGMQGRAVPLTLYGPPPARRLLHQAVHLGVEQLAFPVEFVELKDGDEVARGGYRVQAVQVDHRINALGYLLKEDPRPGKFNLERARALGVPSGPDYGKLQRGESVVLPGGATVRPEDVLGGARAGRRLVISGDTRPCSALVQAAAGADLLVHESTFSDDEQARAVETRHSTAREAGRVAREAGAKRLVLTHLSSRHDTDPTRLLAQAREEFKGPVEVAYDGLSVELPLND, encoded by the coding sequence ATGTCACTTCTGAGGCTCACCTTCCTCGGCACCTCCGCCGCGCAGCCCACGCTGCACCGCAACCTCAGCGGGCTGATGGTGAAGGCGGACGCGGACCTGCTGCTCTTCGACTGCGGCGAGGGCAGCCAGCGGCAGATGGTGCGCTACGGCACCGGCTTCAGCGTGGACGCGGTCTTCTTCACCCACTTCCACGCGGACCACTACCTCGGCATCATCGGCTTCCTGCGCACGCTGGGCATGCAGGGGCGCGCGGTGCCGCTCACGCTCTACGGGCCGCCCCCTGCGCGCAGGCTCCTGCACCAGGCGGTGCACCTGGGCGTGGAGCAGCTCGCCTTCCCGGTGGAGTTCGTGGAGCTCAAGGACGGGGACGAGGTGGCGCGCGGCGGCTACCGCGTGCAGGCGGTGCAGGTGGACCACCGCATCAACGCGCTCGGCTACCTGCTCAAGGAGGACCCGCGCCCCGGCAAGTTCAACCTCGAGCGGGCGCGCGCGCTCGGCGTGCCCAGCGGCCCGGACTACGGGAAGCTGCAGCGCGGCGAGAGCGTGGTGCTGCCGGGCGGCGCCACGGTGCGCCCCGAGGACGTGCTGGGCGGCGCGCGCGCCGGGCGCAGGCTGGTCATCAGCGGGGACACGCGCCCCTGCAGCGCGCTCGTGCAGGCGGCCGCGGGCGCGGACCTGCTGGTGCACGAGAGCACCTTCAGCGACGACGAGCAGGCGCGCGCGGTGGAGACGCGCCACTCGACGGCGCGCGAGGCGGGGCGGGTGGCGCGCGAGGCGGGCGCAAAGCGCCTCGTCCTCACCCACCTCTCCAGCCGCCACGACACCGACCCCACGCGCCTCCTCGCGCAGGCGCGCGAGGAGTTCAAGGGGCCGGTGGAGGTAGCCTACGACGGGCTCAGCGTGGAGCTGCCGCTCAACGACTAG
- a CDS encoding DUF2293 domain-containing protein: MPDSLTLAPTSDPRTFRAPDGKLLTPPAGWAMLPPGDAGLTRRVKAAGPSWTVQEKVGRKLFSRGVWAPEGNILAARAALEAERATPAYAKRRAQDSARREKEQAEYEVEFANACLRFLAFSPAWMAHAKRLAVLVAAHATPVGSGTVARTERIPVERRAEAAVIAWMRHQTTAYDSLKIARVKGARREVRRELAEVSRAVLDLHRRDAPHAPQACPLCTALARPPSS, encoded by the coding sequence ATGCCCGACTCGCTCACCCTGGCCCCCACGTCGGACCCGCGCACCTTCCGCGCGCCGGACGGCAAGCTGCTCACCCCTCCCGCCGGCTGGGCGATGCTGCCGCCCGGGGATGCGGGCCTCACCCGCCGGGTGAAGGCCGCGGGGCCCTCCTGGACGGTGCAGGAGAAGGTGGGCCGCAAGCTCTTCAGCCGCGGCGTCTGGGCCCCCGAGGGCAACATCCTCGCCGCCCGCGCCGCGCTGGAGGCCGAGCGCGCCACGCCTGCCTATGCGAAGCGCCGCGCCCAGGACTCGGCGCGCCGCGAGAAGGAGCAGGCGGAGTACGAGGTGGAGTTCGCCAACGCCTGCCTGCGCTTCCTCGCCTTCAGCCCGGCGTGGATGGCGCACGCGAAGCGGCTCGCGGTGCTCGTGGCCGCGCACGCGACGCCGGTGGGCAGCGGCACCGTGGCGCGCACCGAGCGCATCCCGGTGGAGCGGCGCGCGGAGGCGGCCGTCATCGCGTGGATGCGCCACCAGACCACCGCCTACGACTCGCTGAAGATTGCCCGGGTGAAGGGCGCCCGGCGCGAGGTGCGCCGCGAGCTCGCCGAGGTCAGCCGCGCCGTGCTGGACCTGCACCGGCGCGATGCGCCCCACGCCCCGCAGGCCTGCCCGCTGTGCACGGCGCTCGCGAGGCCTCCCTCGTCCTGA